GCAATGCTGGCGAGGATGGCGGCCCCTACAATTCCGGCGATCGTGCCTTCCAAGCTCACAGCTCCTTCGGTGCCCCGGGGCACGGGCTTAAGCGTTGTGATCAGAAATGTCCGTTTCCCATAGGCTTTCCCGATTTCGGTGCCGCAGGTATCCGCTAATTTTGTACTAATTGCGGCAACGTAGGCTAGCAAGAGCAGCGGAATTGCTTGGAAGTACCAGGGTGAAACTTGATTTGTCAGGAGTGCTTCTTGGGTCTCTCGGACTTTAACGATCCAAAAGGCCACGGCACAAATCGCGCTAATTAGCGCTGAGCCCCAAACATTCTCGGGTCCTCGTGCCCCGGATCGCGCCTCCGCAATGCCAAGCGCTTCTTTCTCGGCAGCCCCCACTTTGGTTACGCCGGAACCCAAGATGAAGTAAACCACCATGACCACATATCCACCCGGTAGCCAGTACCAAGGCACGCTAGGAGATTTGAAGCTACCCCAAAGCAGCGTGCCAAGGATCCAGGCGTGCAAAACACCGGCCGGTGTCAGTAATTTCTTTCGAATAAATAGAAGTGGCGTGAGTAATACCGCATTGATGATTGCACCCACAAGCCAAGGTTGGGCAAAAGAGTCAGGAATTAGCAAAGGACTTTGGAATAGAGAATTAGTGTTTCCACATTCTCAACTCTACATTCTCAATTCCCTAAGGCGGGAATCTAGTCTAATCTGGTATCTGGAAAAAAATCAGCCATTGCTTGGGAGTATATCTCGTGGAAAGAACGTTTGTCGCAATTAAACCTGATGGTGTGCAGCGGAAGCTCGTCGGCGAAATCATTGGTCGGTTTGAAGCAAAGGGCTTTACTTTGGTGGGCTTAAAGCAAATGATGGTGCCGAAGGAATTGGCCGAAAAGCACTATGAAGCCTTGAACGATAAGCCGTTTTTCAATGGCTTGATCGAATTCATCACCTCTGGTCCGGTTGTGGCCATGGTTTGGGAAGGCGATGGCGTTGTGGCCTCGGCGCGGAAGCTGATTGGTGCGACAAATCCCTTGGCTTCGGAGCCAGGAACCATCCGTGGTGACTTTGCCGTGAATGTCGGGCGCAACGTAATTCATGGTTCGGATGCGCTGGAAACGGCTCAGCGTGAGATTGCTTTATGGTTCTCTGAAGAGCAGCTGTCTGACTGGACCCCGACAATGATGCCGTGGATTCACGAGTAACTTGGCTCAATGAGATTTTGAGTTAATTAAAAAAGCGGGGCCATATGGCCCCGCTTTTTTAATTAATAGCGAACTTAGTGGCGCTATGATTCTTCGATCGACTCAGTCACTGTTTCGGTTTCCACCTTGCGTTTGGAGAAGCCCCAGGCGAACAGTACACCGACGAGGGAAATCATCAGCCATTCGGGTGGGACTAAGCTGTCATTGAAAACTCTGAGTAGGAGCCGTAGACCGACCAGGGCGACTGTCATATAACCAGCATCTTCGAGGTGTTCGTACTCGGCAAGCCACTTAATAAATAAGCCTGCCATAAACCGCAGGGTGATGACCCCGATCGTGCCGCCGAGTAAAACAAGCCAGGTTTCTTTGGAAATTGCGATCGCCGTGGTCACGCTGTCCAGCGAGAAGGCTAGGTCGGTTAGCGCAATCACCGGAATTGCCTGCCAGAGTGATGCGAAACGGGGACCATGATGTGCGCCATCGTCATCCTCATCGGATTCGCTTGAGGTGAAATACTGAAAGACCAACCATAAAAGATAGAGCGCTCCGGCGAGCTCGAATTGCCAGTAATCAATCACCCATGAGGAGGCCAAGATCAGGCTCATGCGCAGCGCA
The nucleotide sequence above comes from Romeriopsis navalis LEGE 11480. Encoded proteins:
- a CDS encoding DUF92 domain-containing protein, whose translation is MLIPDSFAQPWLVGAIINAVLLTPLLFIRKKLLTPAGVLHAWILGTLLWGSFKSPSVPWYWLPGGYVVMVVYFILGSGVTKVGAAEKEALGIAEARSGARGPENVWGSALISAICAVAFWIVKVRETQEALLTNQVSPWYFQAIPLLLLAYVAAISTKLADTCGTEIGKAYGKRTFLITTLKPVPRGTEGAVSLEGTIAGIVGAAILASIAWGVGLIPYQLPIGILFVVIAAFIATNIESLIGATIEGKIPGLNHDVVNILNTLIGAIVAVGLAYVVGYNPMG
- a CDS encoding TerC family protein translates to MLDLPTTFDWHTLSLLPVLVALEAVLSADNAIALAAVTQGLKDPELEKKALNIGLVFAYALRMSLILASSWVIDYWQFELAGALYLLWLVFQYFTSSESDEDDDGAHHGPRFASLWQAIPVIALTDLAFSLDSVTTAIAISKETWLVLLGGTIGVITLRFMAGLFIKWLAEYEHLEDAGYMTVALVGLRLLLRVFNDSLVPPEWLMISLVGVLFAWGFSKRKVETETVTESIEES
- the ndk gene encoding nucleoside-diphosphate kinase, whose product is MERTFVAIKPDGVQRKLVGEIIGRFEAKGFTLVGLKQMMVPKELAEKHYEALNDKPFFNGLIEFITSGPVVAMVWEGDGVVASARKLIGATNPLASEPGTIRGDFAVNVGRNVIHGSDALETAQREIALWFSEEQLSDWTPTMMPWIHE